The following proteins are encoded in a genomic region of Burkholderia cepacia:
- a CDS encoding DUF4178 domain-containing protein, whose protein sequence is MFSTSCPQCGAPVEFRSAAAVMAVCAFCRSTLLKRGTDVERIGELATVLDDASPIQIGTAGRYGKRAFTVLGRIQMTYDAGAWSEWYVVFDDGAFGWLSDASGQYAVTVREPDDASGGAWPAFGTLEPGMRIDHGGRAYLVSDMRTARCTGGDGELPFRVDAGWEARVVDLRTGNAFATYDYSDADSNGGSPVVYTGEALEFDALAFTGLRDSENDTREKRGAEMVPFACPSCGAPLSYLPNVADYVVCGSCHAGVQCTAEQQTVFAAQRKLDSVKGALELGAIGTFDGVKYTVIGMMRCRVPGDDETWDEYLLLNPKRGFLWLVQSEGRWERVQVLDQWPTIGSASDVTDGGKTYRLREEYDSEVVYVVGAFNWRVQVGDRTSIIDYGWQKDKLTRERSDAEIVWSRARPLSGSALAERFSTPALATAAAAASGATASTGLFGGKSPHSFAPLPWVFSALLVIFNMGSLFSFSGRTVYVLVGLLVLWLPEWLWKGFASDGGKS, encoded by the coding sequence ATGTTCAGTACCTCGTGCCCCCAGTGCGGCGCGCCGGTCGAGTTTCGCTCGGCGGCGGCCGTGATGGCCGTCTGCGCGTTCTGCCGCAGCACGCTGCTCAAGCGCGGCACCGACGTCGAGCGGATCGGCGAACTCGCCACGGTGCTCGACGATGCGTCGCCGATCCAGATCGGCACGGCCGGCCGCTACGGCAAGCGCGCCTTCACGGTGCTCGGGCGCATCCAGATGACCTACGACGCCGGCGCGTGGAGCGAGTGGTACGTCGTGTTCGACGACGGCGCATTCGGCTGGCTGTCGGATGCGTCGGGCCAGTACGCGGTCACGGTGCGCGAGCCCGACGACGCGTCCGGCGGCGCATGGCCCGCGTTCGGCACGCTCGAGCCTGGCATGCGGATCGACCACGGCGGCCGCGCGTATCTCGTGTCCGACATGCGGACCGCGCGTTGCACGGGCGGCGACGGCGAATTGCCGTTCCGCGTCGACGCGGGTTGGGAGGCGCGTGTCGTCGATCTGCGGACCGGCAACGCATTCGCGACCTACGACTATTCCGACGCCGATTCGAACGGCGGCAGCCCGGTCGTCTATACGGGCGAAGCTCTGGAGTTCGACGCGCTCGCGTTCACCGGGCTGCGCGATTCCGAAAACGACACGCGCGAGAAGCGTGGCGCGGAAATGGTGCCGTTCGCATGTCCGAGCTGCGGTGCGCCGCTGTCGTACCTGCCGAACGTGGCCGACTACGTCGTATGCGGAAGCTGCCACGCGGGCGTGCAGTGCACGGCCGAGCAGCAGACCGTGTTCGCGGCGCAGCGCAAGCTCGACTCGGTGAAGGGCGCGCTCGAACTCGGCGCGATCGGCACGTTCGACGGCGTGAAGTACACGGTGATCGGCATGATGCGTTGCCGCGTGCCGGGCGACGACGAGACCTGGGACGAATACCTGCTGCTGAACCCGAAGCGCGGCTTCCTGTGGCTCGTGCAGAGCGAAGGGCGTTGGGAACGCGTGCAGGTGCTCGACCAATGGCCGACGATCGGCAGCGCGTCCGACGTGACCGACGGCGGCAAGACTTATCGGCTGCGCGAGGAATATGACTCGGAGGTCGTCTACGTGGTCGGCGCATTCAACTGGCGCGTGCAGGTGGGCGATCGCACGTCGATCATCGACTATGGCTGGCAGAAGGACAAGCTGACGCGCGAGCGCAGCGACGCGGAAATCGTCTGGTCGCGCGCACGACCGCTGTCGGGCAGCGCGCTCGCCGAACGTTTCAGCACGCCGGCGCTTGCGACGGCTGCGGCGGCTGCTTCGGGCGCAACGGCATCGACGGGCCTGTTCGGCGGGAAGAGTCCGCACAGTTTTGCACCGCTGCCGTGGGTGTTCAGCGCGTTGCTCGTGATCTTCAACATGGGCTCGCTGTTCTCGTTCAGCGGCCGTACCGTCTATGTGCTGGTTGGCCTGCTGGTGCTGTGGCTGCCCGAGTGGCTGTGGAAGGGTTTTGCATCGGACGGGGGAAAGTCGTGA
- a CDS encoding N-acetylmuramoyl-L-alanine amidase family protein has product MTNRTLRRLRPLVRAAARVLACAPLLGAPLALHAADPAGTTGTAPASARYIVVDTGHTPAHPGSTGASGRVEYLYNLDLSGAVAEKLAAHGDRVLRTSADGREIKLDQRSTQAPDANLFVSIHHDSMQQQFIDAGRQREFRGFSVFVSERNPHYAESLRCAKAIAERLVAAGERPSLYHAQPIRGENRPLIDPQLGIHRFDDLVVLRTAPIPAVLVEAGVIVNPDEEARLARRETIQRVSTAIAGGIDACTTPQ; this is encoded by the coding sequence ATGACGAACCGAACCCTTCGACGCCTTCGCCCGCTCGTGCGCGCCGCCGCGCGCGTGCTCGCCTGCGCCCCGCTGCTCGGCGCGCCGCTGGCGCTGCATGCGGCCGACCCCGCAGGCACCACCGGCACCGCGCCCGCCTCCGCGCGCTACATCGTCGTCGACACCGGCCATACGCCCGCGCATCCGGGCTCCACCGGCGCGAGCGGCCGCGTCGAATACCTGTACAACCTCGACCTGTCCGGCGCAGTCGCCGAGAAGCTCGCCGCGCACGGCGACCGCGTGCTGCGCACATCGGCCGACGGCCGCGAGATCAAGCTCGACCAGCGCTCGACCCAGGCGCCCGACGCGAACCTGTTCGTGTCGATCCATCACGACTCGATGCAGCAGCAGTTCATCGACGCGGGCCGGCAGCGCGAATTCCGCGGCTTCTCGGTATTCGTGTCGGAGCGCAATCCGCACTATGCGGAAAGCCTGCGTTGCGCAAAGGCGATCGCCGAGCGGCTGGTCGCGGCCGGCGAACGGCCGTCGCTGTACCACGCACAGCCGATCCGCGGCGAGAACCGCCCGCTGATCGACCCGCAACTCGGCATCCACCGCTTCGACGATCTCGTCGTGCTGCGCACCGCGCCGATTCCAGCCGTGCTCGTCGAGGCCGGCGTGATCGTCAACCCGGACGAGGAAGCACGGCTCGCGCGGCGCGAGACGATCCAGCGCGTGTCCACCGCGATCGCGGGCGGGATCGACGCGTGCACCACGCCGCAATAA
- a CDS encoding polyamine aminopropyltransferase: MLHKRALVLSILVLASCGLGYELISSALSSYLLGDSILQFSSVIGSYLFAMGIGSWLAKFVEDDDVLDRFVDIELLVGLLGGVSAALLFAVFAWLAAPFRAALYALVLALGLLIGMEIPLVMRAFQQRRQAFRHTVSEVLTFDYLGSLAVSLIFPLVLAPRLGLLRTSFLFGLLNAFVALWTTHLFRDEIRNVRGKLMRAALVIGLLVAGFALSDRITHWAEHGIYGDETIYSETTPYQRIVLTQWHDDMRLYLNGNLQFSSRDEHRYHEALIHPTIEALPWAKRVLVLGGGDGLAVRELLKHRNLEQITLVDLDPAMTKLFSTSAPLVKLNQGSLKDPRVRVINDDAVRWLESNADVYDAIVVDFPDPTNFGLGRLYSVPVFRLLARHLSENGYAVIQSTSPYFAPHAYWTIIATLHEAGLNTWPYHCYVPSFGDWGFVIAGKRRDFTVPTHYSVPTRWLDAQTAAEMFHFPADMPVLPMSPNELNDQPLVRRFDDDWKHVLR; encoded by the coding sequence ATGCTGCATAAGCGTGCACTCGTCCTGTCGATCCTCGTGCTCGCGTCGTGCGGGCTCGGTTACGAACTGATCAGCAGCGCGCTGTCGAGCTACCTGCTCGGCGATTCGATCCTGCAATTCTCGTCGGTGATCGGCAGCTACCTGTTCGCGATGGGGATCGGCTCGTGGCTCGCGAAGTTCGTCGAGGACGACGACGTGCTCGACCGCTTCGTCGACATCGAGTTGCTCGTCGGCCTGCTCGGCGGCGTGTCGGCCGCGCTGCTGTTCGCGGTGTTCGCGTGGCTCGCCGCGCCGTTCCGCGCGGCGCTCTACGCGCTCGTGCTCGCGCTCGGCTTGCTGATCGGGATGGAGATCCCGCTCGTGATGCGTGCGTTCCAGCAGCGGCGCCAGGCGTTCCGCCATACCGTCAGCGAAGTGCTGACCTTCGACTATCTCGGCTCGCTCGCGGTATCGCTGATCTTCCCGCTCGTGCTCGCGCCGCGTCTCGGCCTGCTGCGCACGAGCTTCCTGTTCGGTCTCCTGAACGCATTCGTCGCGCTGTGGACGACGCACCTGTTCCGCGACGAGATCCGCAACGTGCGCGGCAAGCTGATGCGCGCGGCGCTCGTGATCGGGCTTCTGGTCGCCGGGTTCGCGCTGTCGGACCGCATCACGCACTGGGCCGAGCACGGCATATACGGCGACGAGACGATCTATTCGGAAACGACGCCGTACCAGCGCATCGTGCTCACGCAGTGGCACGACGACATGCGGCTGTACCTGAACGGCAACCTGCAGTTCTCGTCGCGCGACGAGCACCGCTATCACGAGGCACTGATCCACCCGACGATCGAAGCGCTGCCGTGGGCGAAGCGCGTACTCGTGCTCGGCGGCGGCGACGGGCTCGCGGTGCGCGAACTGCTCAAGCACCGCAATCTCGAACAAATCACGCTGGTCGATCTCGATCCTGCGATGACGAAGCTGTTCTCGACCTCCGCGCCGCTCGTCAAGCTGAACCAGGGCTCGCTGAAGGACCCGCGCGTGCGCGTGATCAACGACGATGCCGTGCGCTGGCTCGAATCGAATGCCGACGTGTACGACGCGATCGTCGTCGACTTCCCCGATCCGACCAACTTCGGGCTCGGCCGGCTGTATTCGGTGCCGGTGTTCCGGCTGCTCGCGCGCCACCTGTCGGAGAACGGCTATGCGGTGATCCAGTCGACGTCGCCGTACTTCGCGCCGCACGCATACTGGACCATCATCGCGACGCTGCACGAAGCCGGGCTCAACACGTGGCCATACCACTGCTACGTGCCGTCGTTCGGCGACTGGGGTTTCGTGATCGCCGGCAAGCGCCGCGACTTCACCGTGCCGACGCATTACTCGGTGCCGACACGCTGGCTCGACGCGCAGACGGCCGCCGAGATGTTCCACTTCCCGGCCGACATGCCCGTGCTGCCGATGTCGCCGAACGAACTTAACGACCAGCCGCTCGTGCGCCGCTTCGACGACGACTGGAAACACGTGCTGCGCTGA
- a CDS encoding lysozyme inhibitor LprI family protein yields MKKKNLFASCALLALAVPFAAHAAGCGKPRSAFDQVYCTSTQFSQSDRDLNDEYGRLRKQLSGDQQATLKAGQLAWLKQRDAQCSETRNNSYLVDIQCANDMTQSRLSFLRERERECSSTGCVTSKLGE; encoded by the coding sequence ATGAAAAAGAAGAATCTGTTCGCATCCTGCGCGCTGCTCGCGCTCGCCGTTCCGTTCGCCGCGCACGCGGCCGGCTGCGGGAAGCCGCGCAGCGCGTTCGACCAGGTGTACTGCACCAGCACGCAGTTCTCGCAGTCCGACCGCGATCTCAACGACGAATACGGCCGCCTGCGCAAGCAACTGAGCGGTGACCAGCAGGCGACGCTGAAGGCCGGCCAGCTCGCGTGGCTGAAGCAACGCGATGCGCAGTGCAGCGAGACGCGCAACAACAGCTACCTCGTGGATATCCAGTGCGCGAACGACATGACGCAGTCGCGGCTGTCGTTCCTGCGCGAGCGTGAGCGCGAATGCTCGAGCACGGGGTGCGTGACGTCGAAGCTCGGCGAGTAA
- a CDS encoding DUF350 domain-containing protein has translation MNSAYLYAVHLLSAFVLLLVFAAVYLKVTPFDELALIRDGNAAATLSFGGALIGFCLTLASSIAHNSTLGEVVIWAVGAMIVQLITYAALTRLMPGMNHAIEDRNVAMGGLMGTASLVVGIINAACLT, from the coding sequence ATGAATAGTGCCTATCTTTATGCGGTTCATTTACTGTCGGCGTTCGTGCTGCTTCTTGTGTTCGCGGCAGTGTACCTGAAGGTCACCCCGTTCGACGAACTGGCGCTGATCCGCGACGGCAACGCCGCTGCGACGCTGTCGTTCGGCGGCGCGCTGATCGGTTTCTGCCTGACGCTCGCGTCCAGCATCGCGCACAACTCGACGCTCGGCGAAGTCGTGATCTGGGCCGTCGGCGCGATGATCGTGCAACTGATCACCTATGCGGCGCTGACGCGCCTGATGCCCGGCATGAATCATGCGATCGAGGATCGCAACGTCGCGATGGGCGGCCTGATGGGCACCGCGTCGCTCGTCGTCGGCATCATCAATGCCGCCTGCCTGACCTGA
- a CDS encoding SPFH domain-containing protein, with protein sequence MSLGSFIRKQFIDVLQWTEDTDGVLAWRYPMEDQEIQYGGKLTVRETQVAIFVNEGKVADVFQPGLYTLETNTLPVLTYLKNWDKLFQSPFKSDVYFFSTRLQLGRRWGTAQPVTIRDREFGFVQVRAFGIYSYRIVDAGAFYREVSGTRAQYTVDDVEQQLRNLVVTAMSTTFGSADVPFVDMAANQSLLSQRVADALAPVFTRYGLALDAFAVESVSLPAELQKALDLRIGAGMAGDLARATQYQTAQAIPLAAQNPGGIAGVGAGLAAGAAIGQAMAGQIAGAAQPVPAAPLAPAVAPVAAAPAEGTDYVQRLEQLKALFDKGLVTEDEYSRAKAEILAKLTR encoded by the coding sequence ATGAGTCTGGGTTCATTCATCCGCAAGCAGTTCATCGACGTCCTGCAATGGACGGAAGACACCGACGGCGTGCTGGCCTGGCGCTATCCGATGGAAGACCAGGAGATCCAGTACGGCGGCAAGCTGACCGTGCGCGAAACGCAGGTCGCGATCTTCGTCAACGAAGGCAAGGTCGCCGACGTATTCCAGCCGGGGCTGTACACGCTGGAAACGAACACGCTGCCGGTGCTCACGTACCTGAAGAACTGGGACAAACTCTTTCAATCGCCTTTCAAGTCCGACGTCTATTTCTTCAGCACGCGGCTGCAGCTCGGCCGCCGCTGGGGCACCGCGCAGCCGGTGACGATCCGCGACCGCGAATTCGGCTTCGTGCAGGTGCGCGCGTTCGGCATCTACTCGTACCGGATCGTCGACGCGGGCGCGTTCTATCGCGAGGTCAGCGGCACGCGCGCGCAGTACACGGTCGACGACGTCGAACAGCAACTGCGCAACCTCGTCGTGACCGCGATGAGCACGACGTTCGGCTCGGCCGACGTGCCGTTCGTCGACATGGCCGCGAACCAGTCGCTGTTGTCGCAGCGTGTCGCCGACGCACTGGCGCCGGTGTTCACGCGCTACGGCCTCGCGCTCGATGCGTTCGCGGTCGAAAGCGTGTCGCTGCCGGCGGAGCTGCAGAAGGCGCTCGACCTGCGGATCGGCGCGGGGATGGCCGGCGATCTCGCGCGCGCCACGCAATACCAGACCGCGCAGGCGATTCCGCTCGCCGCGCAGAACCCGGGCGGCATCGCCGGGGTCGGCGCGGGGCTTGCTGCCGGCGCGGCGATCGGGCAGGCGATGGCCGGCCAGATCGCGGGTGCCGCGCAGCCGGTGCCCGCCGCACCGCTCGCACCTGCTGTGGCGCCGGTGGCCGCAGCGCCGGCGGAGGGCACCGATTACGTGCAGCGGCTCGAACAGCTGAAGGCGCTGTTCGACAAGGGCCTCGTGACCGAAGACGAATATTCGCGCGCGAAGGCCGAGATCCTCGCGAAGCTCACCCGGTAA
- the speD gene encoding adenosylmethionine decarboxylase: MTARDGIAPPRATLGSHVLADLAGIEAALLRDAARLETILTDAAQQAGARVIGAHFHHFGGEHGVTGVVLLAESHITIHTWPEHRFAAVDAFMCGAARAAEAVDAIAAALGTQAQVRQQVARGGAAT; the protein is encoded by the coding sequence ATGACCGCGCGCGACGGGATCGCGCCGCCGCGCGCGACGCTCGGCTCGCATGTGCTGGCCGACCTGGCCGGTATCGAGGCGGCGCTGCTGCGCGACGCCGCGCGGCTCGAAACGATCCTCACCGACGCCGCGCAACAGGCCGGCGCGCGCGTGATCGGCGCGCACTTTCATCACTTCGGCGGCGAGCATGGCGTGACGGGTGTCGTGCTGCTCGCCGAGTCGCACATCACGATCCATACGTGGCCCGAGCATCGCTTCGCGGCCGTCGACGCGTTCATGTGCGGCGCGGCGCGCGCGGCCGAGGCGGTCGATGCGATCGCGGCTGCGCTCGGCACCCAGGCGCAGGTCCGGCAGCAGGTGGCGCGCGGCGGCGCGGCGACGTGA
- a CDS encoding FAD-dependent oxidoreductase codes for MDRRTFLVASAAASLAACGRTGWIETTPQVGYPGMREGHALRDHATLPPPSGTIETDVAILGAGAAGLSCAWRLARAGHKRFTVLAGPEFGGNAAGGRFGELGYPKGAHYLPLPSLESAHLRDMLADLGVIESAPFSARPVYDERALVHAPDERLFIAGQWQDGIVPTAGLGADELAQQAKFFAYTDGLRTARGADGRKVFCIPIAESSRDPRWRALDRRSFHQWLLDEGYTAKALHWYLNYCCRDDYGAGYEHVSAWAGLHYFSSRGGHAGDASDGAVLTWPDGLHTMVTRLSDSITARTGSNAWSRDGFAVRATERTGGVDVLCARIGEDGTLSTFTLKARRVVSAMPLFVAARVFPQLAAYGFEPARDLPPRAPWLVSNFLLDGMPAEEAGVPLAWDNVVYGGEALGYVVSTHQLIRMSPPTRSVFSAYQALNTQTPDDTRRWLAQAKPGALREQAAIDLQAVYGRELWKHATALEITVRGHAMATPDVGFLSRPGLLALRDADGPVVFAHADLSGLSLFEEASYWGMLAARRVLA; via the coding sequence ATGGATCGCCGCACGTTCCTTGTCGCGTCGGCGGCCGCGTCGCTCGCCGCCTGCGGCCGCACCGGCTGGATCGAGACGACGCCACAGGTCGGCTACCCCGGCATGCGTGAAGGCCATGCGCTGCGCGACCATGCCACGCTGCCGCCGCCGTCGGGCACGATCGAAACCGACGTTGCGATCCTCGGCGCAGGTGCCGCCGGACTGTCGTGCGCATGGCGGCTCGCACGCGCGGGCCACAAGCGCTTCACGGTGCTCGCAGGCCCCGAATTCGGCGGCAACGCGGCCGGCGGAAGGTTCGGCGAACTCGGCTACCCGAAAGGCGCGCACTACCTGCCGCTGCCGTCGCTCGAATCCGCGCATCTGCGCGACATGCTCGCCGATCTCGGCGTGATCGAATCCGCGCCGTTCTCCGCGCGCCCCGTGTACGACGAACGCGCGCTCGTGCATGCACCCGACGAACGACTCTTCATCGCCGGCCAGTGGCAGGACGGCATCGTGCCGACCGCCGGCCTCGGCGCCGACGAACTCGCGCAGCAGGCGAAGTTCTTCGCCTACACGGACGGACTGCGCACCGCACGCGGCGCCGACGGCCGCAAGGTGTTCTGCATCCCGATCGCGGAATCGTCGCGCGACCCGCGCTGGCGCGCGCTCGACCGGCGCTCGTTCCACCAGTGGCTGCTCGACGAGGGCTACACCGCGAAGGCGCTGCACTGGTACCTGAACTACTGCTGCCGCGACGACTATGGCGCCGGCTACGAACATGTATCGGCCTGGGCCGGCCTGCACTATTTCTCGTCGCGTGGCGGCCATGCGGGCGATGCAAGCGACGGCGCGGTGCTGACCTGGCCCGACGGACTGCATACGATGGTGACCCGGCTGAGCGACTCGATCACCGCGCGCACCGGCTCGAACGCGTGGTCGCGGGACGGCTTCGCGGTGCGCGCGACCGAACGCACGGGCGGCGTCGACGTGCTGTGTGCGCGCATCGGCGAAGACGGCACGCTGTCGACGTTCACGCTGAAGGCCCGGCGCGTCGTGAGCGCGATGCCGCTGTTCGTCGCCGCGCGCGTATTTCCGCAGCTTGCCGCGTATGGCTTCGAACCGGCGCGCGACCTGCCGCCGCGCGCGCCGTGGCTCGTGTCCAATTTCCTGCTCGACGGGATGCCGGCCGAAGAAGCCGGCGTGCCGCTCGCGTGGGACAACGTCGTCTACGGCGGTGAGGCGCTCGGCTATGTCGTGTCGACGCACCAGCTGATCCGGATGTCGCCGCCGACGCGCTCGGTGTTCTCCGCGTATCAGGCATTGAATACGCAAACACCGGACGACACGCGCCGCTGGCTTGCCCAGGCAAAACCCGGCGCGTTGCGCGAACAGGCCGCGATCGACCTGCAGGCCGTCTACGGGCGCGAGCTGTGGAAACACGCAACGGCGCTCGAGATCACCGTGCGCGGCCACGCAATGGCGACGCCCGACGTCGGCTTCCTGAGCCGCCCGGGCCTGCTCGCGCTGCGCGATGCCGACGGCCCCGTCGTGTTCGCGCATGCCGACCTGTCCGGGCTGTCGCTGTTCGAGGAAGCGTCGTACTGGGGCATGCTCGCGGCCCGGCGCGTGCTCGCCTGA